The proteins below are encoded in one region of Campylobacter sp. CNRCH_2014_0184h:
- a CDS encoding potassium channel family protein has protein sequence MKKETYGIIGLGRFGSVLAKELIDQGKRVIVSDIDEEAVKELQDHADFAYILDSTHTIALKEAGYANADVVILSIGENLESSILTFMALKEIGVKNIIAKANSSTHGQILSKLGVNKVIYPEKESAKRLAKILITNPNFEIIDLSANTIKVAKLLVDENLAGKTLQSIGQNLKVIAHKQHDTWSIMPNLETTAYLNDILMLLGTQEELNQYEY, from the coding sequence ATGAAAAAAGAAACTTATGGTATTATAGGACTTGGAAGGTTTGGCTCAGTTTTAGCAAAAGAGCTTATTGATCAAGGTAAAAGAGTTATTGTTTCTGATATTGATGAAGAAGCGGTTAAGGAATTACAAGATCATGCAGATTTTGCTTATATTTTAGATTCTACTCATACTATAGCCTTAAAAGAAGCAGGTTATGCAAATGCAGATGTTGTTATACTTAGCATAGGTGAAAATTTAGAATCAAGCATACTCACTTTCATGGCTTTAAAAGAAATAGGAGTAAAAAATATCATTGCCAAGGCAAACTCTTCAACACACGGGCAAATTCTTTCAAAACTTGGGGTTAATAAAGTCATCTATCCTGAAAAAGAATCGGCAAAGCGTTTGGCTAAAATTCTTATCACTAATCCAAATTTTGAGATCATAGATCTTTCAGCCAATACTATCAAAGTAGCAAAACTTTTAGTGGATGAAAACTTAGCAGGAAAAACTTTGCAATCTATTGGTCAAAACTTAAAAGTCATTGCACACAAACAGCATGATACTTGGAGTATTATGCCAAATTTAGAAACTACCGCTTATTTGAATGATATACTAATGCTACTTGGCACTCAAGAAGAATTAAATCAATATGAATATTAA
- a CDS encoding TrkH family potassium uptake protein, whose translation MTKLTLDRKNIRILFIGYILVALFGTFILMLPIMHTKPISFLDAFFTSASAVSMTGLIVLNTSLDFSFYGQLVILLLIQIGGLGYMSIAMALYILVRKKMSFGEKNLLRESLIYPEADGLVGFLKKVLFFVFAIELLGALLLFLRFKLDMNLSEALWASVFHSISAFNNAGFSIFESGLMPYRDDFWINFVITSLIIIGGLGYFVLLELYFFSKKRFASLSLHTKLVLISTVILIVFASLVVFLFEYHNPKSIGEFSLFDKIMSAYFTAVNYRTAGFNTLDLSTFKDASLFFGSLFMIVGGAPGGTAGGIKVTTIAVLLIYAYWSIKDSNARIFNFEIPTETINKAFIITVSSIVYIITCVLVLSLIEDDKSFLPLLFETSSAFATVGVSVGDGGTLSLSALFNSESKLLIILLMLSGRVGVLAFLFSIFFKEKEKYLNYPKGKIIL comes from the coding sequence ATGACAAAATTAACTTTAGATAGAAAAAATATAAGAATTTTATTTATAGGTTATATCCTAGTTGCACTTTTTGGCACCTTTATTCTAATGCTTCCTATTATGCACACTAAGCCCATATCTTTTCTAGATGCATTTTTTACTAGTGCTTCAGCTGTAAGCATGACAGGACTTATTGTATTAAATACCTCATTAGATTTTAGCTTTTATGGACAACTTGTTATTTTATTGCTTATTCAAATAGGTGGCTTAGGTTATATGAGTATAGCTATGGCTTTATATATTTTAGTGCGCAAAAAGATGAGTTTTGGAGAAAAAAATCTTTTAAGAGAATCCTTGATCTATCCTGAAGCTGATGGCCTTGTAGGATTTTTAAAAAAGGTTTTATTTTTTGTATTTGCTATTGAGCTTTTAGGTGCTTTATTGTTATTTTTAAGATTTAAGCTTGATATGAATTTAAGTGAAGCTCTATGGGCTAGTGTTTTTCACTCTATTTCTGCTTTTAATAATGCAGGATTTAGTATATTTGAAAGTGGCCTAATGCCTTATAGAGATGATTTTTGGATTAATTTTGTTATCACCTCTTTAATTATCATTGGAGGTTTGGGGTATTTTGTATTATTAGAATTATACTTTTTTTCTAAAAAACGTTTTGCAAGCTTAAGTTTACATACAAAACTTGTTTTAATTTCTACTGTTATATTGATTGTTTTTGCAAGCTTAGTAGTCTTTTTATTTGAATACCATAATCCAAAAAGCATAGGAGAATTTTCACTTTTTGATAAAATTATGAGTGCATATTTTACAGCGGTAAATTACCGAACGGCAGGGTTTAATACTCTTGATCTTAGCACCTTTAAAGATGCAAGCTTGTTTTTTGGATCTTTATTTATGATTGTAGGTGGTGCACCTGGTGGAACAGCTGGGGGTATTAAGGTAACTACAATTGCTGTATTGTTAATCTATGCTTATTGGAGCATTAAAGATAGTAATGCAAGAATTTTCAACTTTGAAATTCCTACAGAAACTATCAATAAGGCTTTTATTATAACAGTAAGTTCTATTGTATATATCATCACTTGTGTGTTAGTTTTATCCTTAATTGAAGATGATAAAAGCTTTTTGCCCTTGCTTTTTGAAACAAGCTCAGCGTTTGCCACAGTAGGAGTTTCAGTAGGAGATGGTGGGACTTTATCACTTAGTGCACTTTTTAACTCTGAAAGTAAATTACTTATCATATTGTTAATGCTTAGTGGTAGAGTGGGTGTGCTTGCATTTTTATTTAGTATATTTTTCAAAGAAAAAGAAAAATATTTGAATTATCCAAAAGGAAAGATAATATTATGA